One segment of Nostoc flagelliforme CCNUN1 DNA contains the following:
- a CDS encoding DUF5615 family PIN-like protein, whose protein sequence is MKFLGDENLDWQIVERLRLDGHEVLYVVEMEPGIPDDEVLNLANNEGAILLTSDKDFGELVFRLRRIAAGVVLIRLFGLSPNDRGEIITNAINKHADELLGAFTVISSKTIRIRKIT, encoded by the coding sequence TTGAAGTTTTTAGGGGACGAAAATTTAGATTGGCAAATCGTTGAACGTCTGCGGCTGGATGGTCACGAAGTTTTGTATGTTGTGGAAATGGAACCAGGAATTCCTGACGATGAAGTTTTGAACTTGGCTAATAATGAAGGTGCAATTTTATTGACATCAGATAAAGATTTTGGTGAGTTAGTTTTCCGTTTGCGTAGAATTGCAGCAGGTGTGGTGTTAATTCGGTTATTCGGTTTATCTCCAAATGATAGGGGAGAAATTATTACCAATGCCATTAATAAACACGCAGATGAATTATTAGGAGCTTTTACTGTTATTTCATCTAAAACTATTCGCATTCGTAAAATAACGTGA
- a CDS encoding DUF433 domain-containing protein encodes MQKIVSDPKIMTGKPVISGTRITVELILEKLAAGETPQQILEAHPRLTDEGIKAALAFAAQALRYDVVYPTIEKAS; translated from the coding sequence ATGCAAAAGATCGTATCCGATCCAAAAATAATGACGGGCAAACCTGTCATTTCAGGAACTCGTATTACAGTTGAATTAATTCTCGAAAAACTTGCTGCGGGTGAAACACCTCAGCAAATACTCGAAGCGCATCCACGACTTACCGATGAAGGAATTAAAGCAGCTTTGGCATTTGCGGCTCAAGCTTTGCGGTATGATGTGGTTTATCCAACGATTGAGAAAGCTTCTTGA
- a CDS encoding P-loop NTPase fold protein, with the protein MLLDLERFYQACNPSRPLMIGNASDRRYYIDFAAVRGGKIIEALQRTIARISPDVPTCQLFTGHLGCGKSTELLRLKAELEVQQFHVVYFESTHVLEMADVDVTDILLAIAGQVSQSLEATKIRLKPTYFTKLFGEIVDFLQTPIDLGVEAELSVGIAKITAKTKESPQLRRRLRDYLEPRTANILQSINQELLERANKELKTRGKKGLVVIVDNLDRVAIRPLPSGRSLPEYLFIERGEQLRKLNCHVVYTIPLALTFSNDSAELQHRLGGGVAPKMLPMIPVRLRSGEIFTQGLAMMQQMVLARAFPDILPSDRLGLITEVFDSRETLDRLCLISGGHVRDLLGLLFDCLREQDPPFERDCVELVIQRQRDYRANAIDPHEWELIFQVVQQQRVRGDIQYHALLRSLFVFEYRDHQGAWFAVNPVLAETEKFKSWLNDTHKQI; encoded by the coding sequence ATGCTCCTAGATTTAGAAAGATTTTATCAGGCTTGCAATCCGAGCAGACCTCTAATGATAGGAAATGCCAGCGATCGCAGGTACTATATCGATTTTGCTGCGGTGCGGGGTGGCAAAATTATCGAAGCTTTGCAACGCACGATTGCTAGAATATCGCCAGATGTCCCAACCTGTCAACTATTTACAGGACATCTCGGTTGTGGAAAATCAACGGAGTTGTTGCGGCTCAAAGCTGAGTTGGAAGTGCAGCAATTTCATGTAGTTTACTTTGAGTCTACCCATGTCTTAGAAATGGCAGATGTGGATGTGACTGATATTTTGTTGGCGATCGCAGGCCAGGTGAGTCAAAGCCTAGAAGCAACGAAAATTCGGCTCAAACCTACCTACTTTACCAAGTTATTTGGTGAAATTGTGGATTTTTTGCAAACGCCAATTGACCTTGGAGTAGAAGCAGAATTATCTGTGGGAATTGCCAAAATTACAGCTAAAACGAAAGAAAGTCCCCAATTGCGGCGGCGGTTAAGAGATTATCTAGAACCGCGAACAGCAAATATTTTACAATCAATTAATCAAGAATTGCTAGAACGTGCCAACAAAGAACTGAAAACCAGAGGTAAAAAAGGACTAGTAGTCATTGTTGATAACTTGGATAGAGTCGCAATTCGACCTTTACCATCGGGGCGATCGCTACCAGAATACTTATTTATTGAGCGGGGTGAACAGTTACGCAAACTCAATTGTCATGTAGTCTACACTATTCCCTTAGCCCTGACTTTCTCCAACGATAGCGCCGAACTTCAGCATCGTTTAGGGGGAGGAGTCGCACCCAAAATGTTACCGATGATACCTGTACGTTTACGCTCTGGGGAGATTTTCACCCAAGGGCTAGCAATGATGCAGCAAATGGTGCTAGCTAGAGCTTTTCCAGACATTTTACCTAGCGATCGGTTAGGCTTAATTACAGAGGTGTTTGATAGTCGGGAAACCTTAGATCGATTGTGCCTGATTAGTGGTGGTCATGTACGCGACTTGTTAGGGTTGCTGTTTGACTGTCTGCGAGAACAAGATCCACCCTTTGAGCGGGATTGTGTCGAATTGGTGATTCAAAGACAACGGGATTACCGAGCCAACGCCATCGATCCTCATGAGTGGGAACTAATCTTTCAGGTGGTGCAACAGCAGAGAGTCAGAGGTGACATACAATACCACGCTCTCTTGCGAAGTTTATTTGTATTTGAATACCGCGATCATCAGGGAGCTTGGTTTGCCGTCAACCCAGTTTTAGCAGAGACGGAAAAATTTAAATCATGGTTGAACGACACCCACAAGCAGATATAA
- a CDS encoding J domain-containing protein, which yields MRDDLDINHAYEILGLEPGASQAQLKRAYRQLVKIWHPDRFLEENQKQEAEEKIKSINSAYNKLKSESPSEPPIPENPSSSSPKNPTKISVNRWDAQTFYTLGVENATEGRYEDAIADFTHAIRLNPHYVEAYKYRGLVCSQLGYEYRAASDLNKAAQIEEDLMNPGAARRVRSPRYVSKPRPLLERFCQRIKKILRLNRRWR from the coding sequence ATGCGCGATGACCTCGATATCAATCATGCTTATGAAATTCTTGGGTTGGAACCGGGTGCATCACAAGCACAACTAAAGCGAGCTTACCGTCAACTGGTGAAAATTTGGCATCCCGATCGCTTTCTTGAGGAAAATCAAAAACAGGAAGCTGAGGAAAAAATCAAATCAATCAACTCAGCTTACAACAAGCTCAAATCAGAAAGTCCATCTGAGCCTCCCATTCCTGAAAATCCATCTTCATCTTCGCCTAAAAATCCCACAAAAATATCTGTCAATCGTTGGGATGCTCAAACTTTCTATACTTTAGGAGTAGAAAATGCTACAGAAGGAAGGTATGAGGATGCGATCGCAGATTTTACCCATGCAATTCGTCTAAATCCCCACTATGTTGAGGCGTATAAATATCGTGGGCTAGTTTGCTCACAACTGGGATACGAATATAGAGCCGCTTCCGATTTAAATAAAGCTGCACAAATAGAAGAAGACTTAATGAATCCGGGTGCTGCACGGAGAGTGCGATCGCCTAGATATGTATCCAAACCTAGACCTCTACTAGAAAGATTTTGTCAAAGGATTAAAAAGATATTACGGCTAAATCGGCGTTGGAGATAA
- a CDS encoding tocopherol cyclase family protein, translating to MLTIPLNLLQSTQTPHSGYHWDGSSRRFFEGWYYRVTLPEIGQTFAFMYSIEDPIGGKPHSGGAAQILGPDDEYLWRTFPDVNKFWGSRDVLGLGHWGKTDLQISPIYLLPAEFEHHVQEGYQATATLNQGIIRDRATNNYCRWEYEIQPVYGWGNKNSIQQSTAGWLSFSQIFEPGWQILMAHGLASGKIDWNGKIYEFTNAPAYGEKNWGGAFPQKWFWLNCNCFEGEPDLALTAGGGRRGVLWWMESVAMIGLHYQGKFYEFVPWNSQVDWEIQPWGRWQMKATNSNYEIQLTGTTDLPGTPLRAPTEDGLRYCCRDTMQGKLNLELRELNGRKSKIILKAESFLCGLEVGGGSWDNVWQSR from the coding sequence ATGTTAACTATTCCCTTAAATCTCCTCCAATCAACACAAACGCCCCATTCTGGTTATCACTGGGATGGTAGTAGTCGCCGCTTTTTTGAAGGCTGGTATTACCGCGTCACTTTACCGGAAATTGGGCAAACATTCGCTTTTATGTACTCCATCGAAGATCCCATTGGCGGTAAACCCCACAGTGGCGGTGCAGCCCAAATCCTCGGCCCGGATGATGAGTATTTATGGCGTACTTTTCCTGATGTGAATAAATTTTGGGGTAGTCGAGATGTGCTGGGTTTAGGTCATTGGGGTAAAACAGATTTGCAAATTTCTCCTATATACTTGCTCCCAGCAGAGTTTGAGCATCATGTTCAAGAGGGTTATCAAGCTACAGCCACCTTGAATCAGGGAATAATTCGCGATCGCGCCACCAATAATTATTGTCGTTGGGAGTATGAAATTCAACCAGTATACGGTTGGGGGAATAAAAATAGCATTCAGCAATCAACCGCAGGCTGGCTGTCATTCTCGCAGATTTTTGAACCTGGATGGCAAATTTTGATGGCTCACGGTTTAGCCAGTGGAAAAATTGACTGGAATGGCAAAATCTACGAATTCACCAACGCCCCAGCTTACGGCGAGAAAAATTGGGGTGGTGCTTTTCCTCAAAAATGGTTTTGGCTAAATTGTAATTGCTTTGAAGGCGAACCCGACTTAGCATTAACTGCTGGCGGTGGACGACGGGGTGTGCTGTGGTGGATGGAATCTGTAGCGATGATTGGGTTGCACTATCAAGGCAAGTTTTATGAATTTGTTCCCTGGAATTCACAAGTAGATTGGGAAATTCAGCCTTGGGGTAGATGGCAAATGAAAGCTACCAACTCTAATTATGAAATTCAATTGACAGGAACCACAGATTTACCTGGCACACCTCTGCGTGCGCCTACAGAGGATGGTTTAAGATACTGTTGCCGAGACACCATGCAAGGAAAGTTAAATTTAGAGTTACGAGAACTAAATGGAAGAAAATCTAAAATAATTTTGAAAGCAGAAAGTTTTCTTTGTGGTTTAGAAGTAGGCGGCGGCTCTTGGGATAATGTTTGGCAGTCTCGGTAA
- a CDS encoding WD40 domain-containing protein: MVERHPQADIRAANERALRSLGRAITLSSGQFSLVLVCCNYRVLQEQMLQRLEELSSGVHRIQKVVLSHNARSLYTSIHLQLLTEENPPSALMILGLESVDGLDDLLSSINHIRDEFRKCHPFPLIVWMNEEVLQKIVRLAPDFASWAATPIRFEMTTESLLQFLQQETDSLFATVLPSDSAQHQPPQVAKNYFTVEQVWEHSYELHFAIRELHNRGITLEPELHASLEFVFGLDDYISDRINPALNHFQQSLQVWQQLAKRGDEGNEGDEGDEEDEGDEEDVASITPLSPLAPLSPLAPLSPPAPPAPSSPPAPFTSPSPPSRPSPLLLRQGVLLFYIGLCYCRLAEQNQTENRRHWYTAKSYFQQCLTILQVAGRPDIVAGFISQLAEVLQYLQEWQELQTVAQKSLELHQTYGSQIQLACDYGFLAQVAVQQSRWVQASILAHVSLLKLGEAQKHNDPYNCLFPLLLGQIYYLVLAKAQRNLGELEVAREYLDKAAKELPAALESSAHQYDAHRYIRLLRTLRSLYFEEGRYLEAYYIRQKRRSVEQQYGFRAFIGAGRLQPQRQATNPALMSPSGSSSVALGIAASGRERDINNLIGRISRADRKLTVIHGQSGVGKSSIVTAGLVPALQNRAVGDQIAVPVVLQVYTDWARELGKSLSEAMSNDASLAIYADIMPEAEAAIEAEALPYSDTPITIFEILQQLKENADNHLITVLIFDQFEEFFFGYNDRNQKQEFDKFISDCLNIPFVKVILSLREDYLHRLLDFKHVSALEAINNNILDKHIRYQLNNFSPEYAKAIIRKLTERSQFNLEPALIDALIEDLSTGFGEVRPIELQVVGAQIQDERITTLEEYQPYRPKKLIERYLKELIKDCGPENERAALLVLYLLTDESNNRPFKTRAELAAQLAELEDASKLELVLEILVSSGLVVLFPDVPERYQLIHDYLVDLIRYLQQQESSFQVQLNQLRYKVEQSQAEIERLKSELSQNEQRSQLVDPYPQQGLDLLTELRELHKREELSQLEIEQLRAELKEKELTAKLAESQKKQRLSEAQLNRSLKIALTASVLAILGLSVSIVTAVNSEIKTLSASSEALFASQKGIDALKEGLKAGRKLQQTVWVDSNTREQVQTALYQAVSGLREYNRFDGHISGINSVTFSLDHSLIASASADTTIKLWHPDGSLVKTLSGHEDVVNSVSFSPDSQIVASASQDKTVKLWSREGQLLATLVGHQGVVNSASFSPDGQIIASASSDKTVKLWSRDGKLLKTLQGHDGAVLSVAWSTDGQTIASGSADKTVKLWNRDGKLLKTFQGHDDAVLSVAWSLDGQTIASASLDQTIKLWNLEGKLLRTLSGHSAGVTSVSFSRDGKAIASASTDETIKLWSSEGVLLVTLKAHNNWVNSVSFSPDGRTLASASRDKTIKLWHLDDVLLRKPKADNNDWVTSISFSPDDRTLAAASRDKTIKIFSRDGKLLRIFTGHKGQVWGVSFSRDGQVIASASKDKTVKLWSHDGKLLNTLQGHNDTVLSVAWSPNGQIIASASKDKTVKLWSRDGKLLNTLQGHQDAVNWVSFSPDGKLLASASDDKTVKIWDLDGKLLYSLNGHSRRVNGVAWKPDSQAIASASIDNTVKIWSRDGNLLNNLTGDGDSFISVSFSPDGKTLAASSDDKVRIWNREGTLLIALKGDKQELTSVSFSNDGKTLAAGSGNGTVIFQNLADIELEKLLARGCNLLHDYLQTNQKVMKGDRALCPSR, encoded by the coding sequence ATGGTTGAACGACACCCACAAGCAGATATAAGAGCAGCTAACGAGCGTGCTTTACGAAGTTTGGGGAGAGCAATTACCCTTTCTAGCGGTCAATTCTCCCTGGTTTTGGTGTGCTGCAATTATCGAGTATTGCAAGAGCAAATGCTGCAACGACTCGAAGAACTCTCTTCAGGAGTACACCGAATTCAAAAGGTTGTTCTGTCGCACAATGCTAGAAGCCTTTACACAAGTATTCATTTACAACTGCTAACCGAAGAGAATCCGCCATCGGCGTTGATGATTTTGGGTTTAGAGTCAGTAGATGGACTTGACGATCTACTTAGCTCTATCAATCATATTCGTGATGAATTTCGCAAATGCCACCCATTTCCTCTGATTGTGTGGATGAATGAGGAAGTGTTGCAAAAGATTGTGCGTTTAGCACCAGATTTTGCAAGTTGGGCGGCGACACCGATTCGCTTTGAGATGACAACTGAATCATTGCTGCAATTTTTGCAACAAGAAACTGACTCTTTATTTGCGACGGTGTTACCAAGCGATTCTGCACAACACCAACCTCCTCAAGTTGCTAAGAATTATTTCACCGTGGAGCAAGTTTGGGAACATAGCTATGAACTCCACTTTGCCATTAGAGAGTTACACAATCGTGGTATTACCTTAGAGCCAGAATTACACGCTAGTTTAGAATTTGTTTTTGGTCTAGATGATTATATTAGCGATCGCATTAACCCAGCTTTAAACCATTTTCAGCAAAGCTTGCAAGTTTGGCAGCAGTTGGCGAAGAGAGGAGATGAGGGGAATGAGGGGGATGAGGGGGATGAGGAAGATGAGGGGGATGAGGAAGATGTTGCTTCCATTACTCCCTTATCTCCCCTTGCTCCCTTATCTCCCCTTGCTCCCTTATCTCCCCCTGCTCCCCCTGCTCCCTCATCTCCCCCTGCTCCCTTCACTTCTCCATCTCCTCCATCTCGCCCATCTCCATTGCTTCTGCGACAGGGAGTCTTGCTGTTTTACATTGGGCTATGTTATTGCCGTTTAGCAGAGCAAAATCAAACAGAAAACCGCCGTCATTGGTACACAGCTAAATCTTATTTTCAGCAGTGCTTGACTATCTTACAGGTAGCTGGTCGTCCAGACATAGTTGCTGGATTTATTAGTCAACTCGCGGAAGTTTTGCAATATCTGCAAGAGTGGCAAGAATTGCAGACGGTTGCTCAAAAGTCTCTGGAGTTGCATCAAACTTATGGTAGTCAAATCCAATTAGCTTGTGACTACGGTTTTTTGGCACAAGTGGCTGTGCAGCAGTCGCGGTGGGTACAGGCGAGTATATTGGCACACGTATCACTGCTGAAATTAGGCGAGGCGCAAAAGCACAATGACCCTTATAACTGCTTATTCCCGTTACTGTTGGGACAAATTTATTATTTAGTTTTAGCGAAAGCACAACGAAATTTAGGTGAGTTAGAAGTAGCTCGTGAATACTTAGACAAAGCGGCAAAAGAACTACCCGCAGCCTTAGAAAGCAGTGCCCATCAATACGATGCCCATCGTTATATTCGCTTATTGCGGACACTGCGATCGCTCTACTTTGAAGAAGGGCGATATCTAGAAGCCTATTACATTCGCCAGAAACGGCGTTCTGTTGAGCAGCAGTACGGTTTCCGGGCTTTTATCGGTGCTGGACGTTTGCAACCGCAAAGACAGGCGACAAACCCAGCATTAATGTCACCTTCTGGGAGTAGCAGCGTTGCTTTAGGAATTGCGGCTTCTGGACGAGAGCGTGATATTAATAACTTAATTGGGAGAATTAGCCGCGCTGATCGAAAATTGACGGTGATTCACGGTCAATCAGGGGTGGGTAAAAGTTCTATTGTAACTGCGGGGTTAGTTCCAGCACTGCAAAATCGCGCTGTTGGCGATCAAATAGCTGTACCTGTGGTACTGCAAGTTTACACCGATTGGGCACGGGAATTAGGGAAATCTTTAAGTGAGGCAATGTCCAATGACGCATCTCTTGCCATCTATGCTGATATCATGCCAGAAGCAGAAGCAGCTATTGAAGCGGAAGCTTTGCCCTACTCTGACACACCCATCACCATCTTTGAAATTTTACAACAACTAAAAGAAAATGCTGATAACCACCTGATCACAGTTTTAATTTTTGACCAGTTTGAAGAATTTTTCTTTGGTTATAACGATCGCAATCAAAAGCAAGAATTTGATAAATTTATTAGCGACTGCCTGAATATACCCTTTGTTAAAGTTATTCTTTCTTTACGAGAAGATTATTTACACCGTTTATTAGACTTTAAACATGTTTCAGCACTAGAAGCGATTAATAATAATATTCTCGACAAGCATATTCGCTACCAGTTAAATAATTTTTCGCCAGAATATGCTAAAGCAATTATCCGAAAATTGACAGAGCGATCGCAGTTTAATTTAGAGCCTGCTTTAATTGATGCCTTAATCGAAGATTTATCCACAGGATTTGGAGAAGTCCGCCCCATTGAATTGCAAGTTGTAGGAGCGCAAATTCAAGATGAGCGAATTACTACACTAGAAGAATATCAGCCATATAGACCCAAGAAACTCATCGAGCGATATCTAAAAGAACTGATTAAAGACTGCGGCCCAGAAAATGAGCGAGCCGCGTTACTTGTCTTATACTTATTAACAGATGAAAGTAACAACCGACCTTTTAAAACTCGTGCTGAGTTAGCGGCGCAATTAGCAGAATTAGAAGATGCTAGTAAATTAGAGTTAGTATTAGAGATTTTAGTTAGTTCCGGTTTAGTGGTACTATTCCCTGATGTACCAGAACGTTATCAACTGATTCATGATTATTTAGTAGACTTGATTCGCTACCTGCAACAACAAGAATCGAGCTTCCAGGTACAACTTAACCAGCTGCGCTACAAAGTAGAACAGAGTCAAGCTGAGATTGAGCGACTTAAAAGCGAACTTAGCCAAAATGAGCAGCGATCGCAATTGGTAGATCCTTATCCCCAACAGGGTTTGGATTTATTAACAGAATTACGGGAATTACACAAACGCGAAGAATTAAGTCAGTTAGAAATTGAGCAATTACGAGCTGAACTCAAAGAAAAAGAATTAACAGCTAAACTCGCCGAAAGTCAAAAGAAACAAAGGCTGAGTGAAGCTCAATTAAATCGTTCGTTGAAAATTGCACTTACTGCTTCTGTTCTCGCCATATTGGGATTAAGTGTTTCCATCGTCACAGCAGTAAATAGCGAAATAAAAACCCTCAGCGCATCTAGTGAAGCCTTATTTGCATCCCAGAAAGGTATTGATGCTTTAAAAGAAGGTTTAAAAGCAGGGAGAAAATTACAACAAACAGTCTGGGTAGATTCCAATACCAGAGAGCAAGTACAGACGGCACTATATCAAGCAGTTTCAGGGTTAAGAGAATATAACCGTTTCGACGGGCATATATCTGGGATAAATAGTGTTACATTTAGCCTCGATCACTCTTTAATTGCCTCAGCTAGTGCGGATACTACAATCAAACTTTGGCATCCCGATGGTAGCTTGGTCAAAACATTATCGGGGCATGAAGATGTAGTTAATAGCGTCAGTTTCAGCCCAGATAGCCAAATCGTTGCTTCCGCCAGTCAAGATAAGACGGTAAAACTTTGGAGTCGAGAGGGTCAATTGCTTGCTACTCTAGTAGGGCATCAGGGTGTGGTGAATAGTGCTAGTTTTAGTCCAGATGGTCAGATTATTGCTTCGGCGAGTAGCGACAAGACGGTGAAACTGTGGAGTCGGGATGGTAAACTGCTCAAAACTTTGCAGGGACATGATGGTGCAGTTTTGAGTGTAGCTTGGTCAACCGATGGTCAAACTATTGCTTCCGGGAGTGCTGACAAGACGGTGAAATTGTGGAATCGGGATGGTAAGCTGCTTAAAACCTTCCAGGGGCATGATGATGCAGTGTTGAGTGTAGCTTGGTCGCTCGATGGTCAAACTATTGCTTCTGCTAGTTTAGACCAGACAATCAAACTGTGGAATCTAGAGGGTAAGCTACTGCGAACCTTATCGGGGCATAGTGCTGGAGTTACCAGTGTCAGTTTTAGTCGTGATGGGAAAGCGATCGCTTCCGCAAGTACCGACGAGACAATCAAACTTTGGAGTTCTGAGGGTGTGTTGCTGGTAACCCTGAAAGCACATAATAATTGGGTGAATAGCGTCAGTTTCAGCCCAGACGGTCGCACCTTGGCTTCTGCAAGCCGTGACAAAACTATTAAACTCTGGCATTTGGACGATGTGTTACTGCGAAAGCCCAAAGCCGATAACAATGACTGGGTAACTAGCATCAGTTTTAGCCCAGACGATCGCACCTTAGCAGCAGCAAGTCGAGACAAAACTATAAAAATTTTCAGTCGAGACGGTAAATTACTACGTATATTCACGGGGCATAAAGGTCAAGTTTGGGGCGTTAGTTTCAGCCGCGATGGTCAAGTAATTGCTTCGGCTAGTAAAGATAAAACAGTGAAGCTTTGGAGTCATGACGGTAAACTGCTTAACACCTTACAGGGTCATAATGATACCGTCTTGAGTGTAGCGTGGTCGCCTAATGGTCAAATAATTGCGTCGGCTAGTAAAGATAAAACGGTGAAATTGTGGAGTCGTGACGGTAAACTGCTCAACACCTTGCAGGGACATCAAGATGCGGTGAATTGGGTAAGCTTTAGCCCAGATGGCAAGTTGCTAGCCTCAGCTAGTGATGACAAAACCGTGAAAATCTGGGATTTAGATGGTAAATTACTATACAGCTTAAATGGTCATAGCCGCCGGGTAAATGGGGTTGCTTGGAAACCTGATAGTCAGGCGATCGCTTCAGCTAGTATTGATAACACGGTGAAGATTTGGAGCCGGGACGGAAATCTGCTAAATAATCTTACAGGCGATGGTGATAGTTTTATCAGTGTGAGTTTTAGCCCCGATGGTAAAACTTTGGCAGCTAGCAGTGATGACAAAGTGAGAATTTGGAACCGAGAAGGGACTTTACTGATTGCTTTGAAAGGTGATAAGCAAGAGTTAACCAGCGTCAGTTTTAGTAATGATGGCAAGACTCTGGCTGCGGGTAGTGGTAATGGTACAGTGATTTTCCAGAATTTAGCAGATATCGAACTGGAAAAATTGCTAGCACGGGGTTGCAATCTGCTACATGATTATTTGCAGACTAATCAGAAGGTAATGAAGGGCGATCGCGCCTTGTGTCCTAGTAGGTGA
- a CDS encoding SDR family oxidoreductase, whose amino-acid sequence MVAGNQRTVVVTGASTGIGQACALLLDQLGFSVFAGVRQDIDAQTLKQKGSQRLIPIFLDVTDAESIAAAVDQVTNAVGGAGILGLVNNAGIAVPGPLELLAIAEFQYQMQVNVTGQLAVTQAFLGLLRQDRGRIVNMGSISGRSPTPFLGAYNASKFALVALTDVMRMELRPWGISVSIIEPGSIATPIWDKSLNQSEVAQQDLSQTAQNLYGQAMNIVRKKMQIIASGGISADIVAQAVLHALTAKKPKTRYLIGLDAKIGAVLKHILPDKLHDRVILYSMGL is encoded by the coding sequence ATGGTTGCAGGAAATCAACGCACAGTAGTGGTGACAGGAGCATCAACAGGAATTGGTCAGGCGTGTGCTTTGCTTTTAGACCAGTTGGGCTTCTCTGTTTTTGCTGGCGTGCGTCAAGATATTGATGCTCAAACACTTAAACAGAAAGGGTCACAAAGGCTCATTCCGATTTTTTTAGATGTTACTGATGCTGAATCGATCGCAGCTGCCGTTGATCAGGTAACAAATGCAGTCGGTGGTGCGGGGATTTTAGGTTTAGTAAATAATGCCGGAATTGCTGTCCCTGGTCCCTTAGAATTATTAGCGATCGCAGAATTTCAATACCAGATGCAGGTTAATGTCACCGGGCAATTAGCAGTGACACAAGCGTTTCTTGGTCTATTACGCCAAGATCGGGGTCGAATTGTCAATATGGGTTCCATTTCTGGTAGAAGCCCTACGCCGTTCCTAGGCGCTTACAATGCTTCCAAATTTGCGCTCGTTGCACTCACTGATGTGATGCGGATGGAGTTACGCCCTTGGGGAATCTCGGTTTCAATTATTGAACCAGGTTCCATCGCTACCCCAATCTGGGATAAGTCCCTAAATCAATCTGAAGTAGCACAGCAGGATCTATCCCAAACGGCACAAAATCTTTACGGACAGGCGATGAATATTGTCCGCAAGAAAATGCAGATTATCGCATCTGGCGGAATTTCTGCGGATATTGTGGCTCAGGCTGTTCTCCATGCGCTCACTGCAAAAAAACCCAAGACACGTTATCTTATTGGACTAGATGCCAAAATTGGAGCTGTACTGAAGCATATTTTGCCCGACAAGCTGCACGATCGCGTTATTTTATACTCAATGGGTTTGTAA
- a CDS encoding clan AA aspartic protease: MIHGTVVGLQACISITICRLGRAEVEIECVIDTGFEGFLTLPSTVVTDLDLPYVAPIKANLADNSRIITNVHQATIVWNGTERVIPVLAMGRRPLIGTALLQDYHLSIDFCEGGTVLVDDII, encoded by the coding sequence GTGATACATGGGACAGTTGTTGGGCTTCAGGCATGTATAAGTATCACTATTTGTCGTTTGGGGCGTGCAGAAGTAGAAATTGAATGTGTTATCGATACAGGATTTGAAGGGTTTTTAACCTTGCCATCTACGGTAGTCACAGACCTGGATTTGCCTTACGTTGCGCCAATCAAAGCGAATCTTGCGGACAATTCTCGGATCATAACCAATGTTCATCAAGCCACTATCGTGTGGAATGGCACAGAACGCGTGATCCCAGTTTTAGCGATGGGTCGTCGTCCCCTAATTGGCACAGCACTCCTGCAAGATTATCATCTCAGCATCGATTTTTGTGAGGGAGGGACAGTGCTGGTGGATGATATCATCTAA